Proteins co-encoded in one Pyxidicoccus xibeiensis genomic window:
- a CDS encoding acyl-CoA thioesterase, translated as MSTLEQRVLLNDLDLNLHMNNGRFLTICDLTRVDLFIRTGLLALMLKNKWAPIIVRHTMDYKKSLSPFQKYSVSMTISRWDDKYFYATHQFISKGKVVAEGESTAVILGRKGVIPPAQVIEAVNARQGRTEALQS; from the coding sequence GTGAGCACGCTCGAGCAGCGCGTGCTGCTCAATGACCTGGACCTGAACCTGCACATGAACAACGGCAGGTTCCTGACCATCTGTGATTTGACCCGCGTCGACCTGTTCATCCGCACGGGGCTGCTGGCGCTGATGCTGAAGAACAAGTGGGCACCCATCATCGTGCGCCACACCATGGACTACAAGAAGTCGCTCTCGCCGTTCCAGAAGTACTCGGTGTCCATGACGATTTCGCGCTGGGACGACAAGTACTTCTACGCGACGCACCAGTTCATCTCGAAGGGCAAGGTGGTGGCGGAGGGCGAGTCCACCGCCGTCATCCTCGGGCGCAAGGGCGTCATTCCTCCCGCGCAGGTGATTGAGGCCGTCAACGCCCGGCAGGGCCGCACGGAGGCCCTGCAGAGCTAG